GAAAAGTATAAACCTAAAAGGGTTATTACAATACTGGAGGATATTAAGACAGGGGAAATAATAGGTATGGCAACATTGCCCAATTTTGACCCAAATGACTTCTCTCAATTTTCAAAGGCAAAATTTCCAGATCCTGCATATGGATGGAATTACGAGCCTGGTTCTTCCTTTAAACCTTTAGTAGCCTCTGCTGCCATTGAGGAGGGTGTTTTAAGTGAAGAAGATAAATTTGAGTGCAAGGGATACATATACAAGGGTGGAAAGAGATTTACATGTATAGTTCCTCATGGTGTTCAAACCATTAAAGAGTTGCTCAGAAATTCATGCAATGTCGGATTTATTCAGGTTGGATCACTACTTGGTGATAAACTCTACCATTATTTAAAACTGTTTGGAGTAGGGGATGAGATGAATCTGGATTTTCCATATGAGGGGAAGGGAGATATTCTTCCACCAGAAAAGTGGAGTGCTACAACCCTTCCAACCATGTCTTTCGGTGTAGGAATAACTGTAACTCCCCTTCAACAAACAAGTTTCTATCAGGCAATAGCCAATAAGGGCAATAGACTGAAACCGCAGATAATAAAAAGGATAGTGAAGGATGGAAAGGTCATTAAAGAGGCAAAACCTTCCCTTATTAAAAAGGTAATATCTGAAACCACAGCCAATAAAGTTTTATCCTATCTTAAGTATGTGGTTGGAAGAAATGGGGTAAGAAGAGCAGTTATAACAGGTTATTCCATTGGTGGCAAAACTGGAACAGCAGGAGTAATAGAGAATGGTAAATATGTAGAAGGAAAGACAGTTCTCTGGTTTGTTGGAATAATAACTACCAAAAATCCAAGATATGTTCTAACAGTGCTGGTTGATGAACCAGAGGATAGTTCCCTATATGCCTCTCAGGTAGCTGCCCCTCTGTTTAAAAGAATTGCAGAGAGAGTGATTAAATATTTTGAGATTGAGCCTGATGAAAAAGTTAAGTGAACTTTTAAAAGGAATTCAAATTAAAAATTTTTATGGAAGATTGGATAGGGAGGTTAACTCCCTTGTCATTGATTCCAGAGAAGCAGGTGAAGGGAGTGTATTTTTTGCTATTAAAGGTAGACGCTTCAATGGTCATGATTTTATATTAGATGCCTATAAGAAGGGTTGCCGTGTATTCATAGTGGAAAGGGAAATTTCGGGTCTTAAAGATTCCACTCTAATAATCACTGATAACTCAAGGATGGCATTTTCAATTGCCTCATCCAATTTCTATAATAACCCCTCAGGTAAACTCAATGTGTATGGAATAACAGGAAGTACAGGAAAAACTACACTTATACATCTCTTAAGAGAGCTCATTCCAGATTCAGCAAGTCTTGGTAGTGAAGGAAAATTCATCAAAAAAAATCTTATAAATAGAGGTGAAGGACTACTTACAACACCAGAATCTTTTGAGATTCAAAAGTTTCTTGATAGATGCTTAAGGGAAAAGGTAAAGGATGTATTTTTAGAGGTAAGTTCCTTTGCA
The sequence above is drawn from the Caldisericia bacterium genome and encodes:
- a CDS encoding penicillin-binding protein 2, translating into MVEVERKQKTVENRIVKSLLIFLILSIVFGVRLLYLDVIKGEEFKRRAEAQWQSVGRRVPGKRGTIYDRNGRILAISIKRYRVVTNPSQIDDKERWLDKVSDKLGIEKKTLRNKINTNSSYLVLKTGIDKEEKERIEKLNIKYLYFEPYYERFYPMHNLASYIIGEMGIDRGLEGLEYKFDSILRGEYGTIGFLKDALGREIPGTEFYIKKPRNGADIYLTIDINIQAIMEFEMRKTIEKYKPKRVITILEDIKTGEIIGMATLPNFDPNDFSQFSKAKFPDPAYGWNYEPGSSFKPLVASAAIEEGVLSEEDKFECKGYIYKGGKRFTCIVPHGVQTIKELLRNSCNVGFIQVGSLLGDKLYHYLKLFGVGDEMNLDFPYEGKGDILPPEKWSATTLPTMSFGVGITVTPLQQTSFYQAIANKGNRLKPQIIKRIVKDGKVIKEAKPSLIKKVISETTANKVLSYLKYVVGRNGVRRAVITGYSIGGKTGTAGVIENGKYVEGKTVLWFVGIITTKNPRYVLTVLVDEPEDSSLYASQVAAPLFKRIAERVIKYFEIEPDEKVK